The Streptomyces sp. NBC_00435 nucleotide sequence GCAGCCGCGAGCTGGGTGCGCGAGCGGACGCCCAGCTTGCGGTAGACGCGGCTCAGCATGCCCTCGACGGTCTTCACCGAGATGAACATGTGCTGGGCCGCCTGCTGGTTGGTGGCCCCCTGGCAGATGAGGTCCGCCAACCGCGACTCGGACTCCGTCAGCCTGCTCGCGAACGGCGCCGGGCCCGCTGCCGGCGCCGATCCGCCGGCCCGGTCGAGGAGCTCCCGCGTGAGCTCCTGCCAGGGACGGGCGCCGGTGTCGTCGAAGAGGGCCCGCGCCGCCTCCCAGGCCGCGCGGGCGGCGGCCTGGCGCCTGCGGGCCCGTTCGACCCGGCCCAGGGCGAGGAGCGTACGGGCCTGCTCCAGCGGGAGTCCCAATCGCCCGAACGCGGCCGCGGCGCGGTGGAGCAGGCCGCTCGCCTCCTCTCCGGCGCCGGTACGGGCCAGCAGGATCCCCCGGGCGCGGTCCAGCGCCGCCCCGGGTCCCGAGTCGGTGCCGGGCGGGCCCGCGGCGGGCCGGGCGCGCTCCAGCAGCTCGCGGGCCAGGTCGAGCCTGCCGGCACAGGTGAAGGCCTCCACGGCGTCCGGCTGCCAGCGGAACATGCCGGGGTCCGCCGTCGGCACGTGCCGTTCCGCCTCGGCGACCGCCGTGAGCGAGGCCACGGCGTCGGCGACGTCCCCGGTGTGGAGCTGGACCGCGCCCATGACCCAGAGGTTCCGCGAGACGTACAGGCCGTCGCCCTCCTCCTGCGAGGCCCGGGCCCCGCAGGAGGCGGTGCGCAGGGCGGCCGCGAAGGACCCGGCGGCGCTCTGGGTCAGCGCGGCGGTGTACCAGGCGGGTCCCATGGACAGTCCGGCCGCGGTGGACAGCCGTACCGCCTGATCGGCCCACGCGAGCGCGGGGGCGCACGCGCCGAGGCGGGTGTCGACCTCCGCGAGGCTGCGCCAGATGTCGACCAGGTCCTCGGCGTCGCCCTCGTGCTCGGCGAGGGCGAGCAGGGCCACGAGCCGTTCGCGCGCTTCGGCCAGGCGGTCGTCGAAGACGGCGTGCCGGGCGGCGAGGTACTGGGCGCTGTTGCGGATGCCGGAGTGCTGGGCGGGGATCCCCAGCGCCAGGGCCTGGGCGAGGGTGCCCGGGGCCTCCGCGGCGCCGAGGACGCGCTCCATCCGGGCGCGCATGGTCAGTGCGGCGGCCTGCAGGGGGCGGTGGCCGCCGGCGGCGGCGAGTTCGGCGGCCCGGGTGGCCGCGCGCAGGGCCCGGTCGGGGGCCGAGTGGGAGACGTTGGCGGCGATGGCCGCGCGGAGTTCGACGGCGGCGAGGAGTTCGGGGTGGCCCGCCGCCAGTTCCCGGCAGCGCGCCAGCAGGGGTTCCAGATCGGAGATGGCCTGGCCGTGGGCGTCGACGACGGCGAGCAGCGCGTTGACCTGGTCGGCGGGCTCGGCCCGGCTGGCGGTCAGGGCGTCGGCCGCCTGCCGGGCGATGTCGGCGGAGCCGGCGCAGGCCGCTTCCTGGGCCGCGTGGGAGAGCCTGCGGACGCGCGTGGCGGACCGGTCCAGCGGGGTGATCTCGGCGGCGAGGAGGAACAGCTCGGCGGCCAGGGCCCGTTCGCCCGCCTCGCGGGCGGTGGCCGCGGCGGTCTCGGTGTCCTCGGCCAGCCCCTGGTCGGGGAGGTCCGCGGCCAGGGCCCGGTGGCGTACCTCGTGCACGGGGTCTCCGACGGCCCGGGCGAGGGTCAGGTGGGCGGCCGCACGCAGGGGCCGGCCCTCCGAGCGGGCGGCTGCCCGGGCCAGGGCCGCCGCCGTGAAGTGGACGCCGCTCGCGGGGTCCACGCGGAGCACTCCGGCGGCCTGGGCCTGGGCCAGGTGTTCCTCCGCGTTCGAGCGGCCCGCCCGCAGCAGGAGCGGCAGGGTGGGCCGGCTCGTCAGGGCGGCCAGCATCAGGGTGTGCCGGGCGGGTTCGCCGAGCGTGGCGCGCAGCCAGGCCCCGGCCGCGTCGACGGTCTGCCCGGACATGGCGGGCCGGTGCCGCTGCGAAGCGGGAAGTCGCGCGAGTGCCGTGCAGGACACGGAAGTCAGCAGCGTGTGGCCGCCGCAATGGCTCTGCAGCGGGCCCGCCCAGCGGGTGGGCAGGCCGTGTGCGCCGAGCAGGGTGGCCGTCTCCTCGGCGTCGAGCGGGTCCACGTCGACCTGGGCGGGGTGCCCGCCGAGCAGCCGGGCGGCGGCCTGCGCCCGCCCCTGGACGCGTTCGGTGACGATCGCGGTGAGCCCGGGGGCCGCGAGGGTGCGCAGCGCGTAGCCGAGGACGTCGGCGCTGGCCGGATCGAGCCACTGGGCACCGTCCACGGCCAGGATCCACCGGCCCGACTTGAGCAGCGCGGTCACCGCGAGGCGGGCGGGCAACTGCTCTGACGCGGCGAGCGGTTCGTCGGCGCCCCGGTGCAGGAGCCGGTCGACGACCTCGTTCTGCCTGGCGGTGAGCGCGGCGAGTTCGGCCGTGCCGCAGTGGGACAGCATCTGCGCGAGCGCGCCGAAGACGTGCTCCCGGTCGTCCTCGACCGTGGTGACGCGCAGCACCGTCCGCCGGGAGCCGGTGGGCGGGGTGCGCAGCACGTCCTCCAGGACGGTGGTCTTGCCCGCGCCCCAGGGTCCGGCCAGTGCCACCCGCCCCTCGCGCTCCAGTACGTCGGCCGCGCGGGCGGCCGCGCCGGCCGGTGCGGGCCGGTTCCCCGCGGCCACCGGGATGTTGTCGAACTCGGTGTCTGGCGTCACGAGGAGGCACCGTAGGCGGCGCCGGTCGCCGTGACAACGGCCGGCGGCGCCGGGCCGGGGGATCAAGGGTTTCCCCTGATGCCAAGGGGTGGGGCTCGCGGCGATGGTGGTGCGACGGCGAGCCGTCCGCTCCGGGAGCGGGGTGGAACGCCCGGAGCACCGCGGTCCTCCACGGGAGGAGCGAGGGCGCGGTCCGGACGGCTCGCCGTACCCCCTCGTCGCGCGCGGCGAGCGTGCCGCCGTACCCCTGGACGCCCGGACGTCTCCCGCCACGCGCGCGGGCGCGAGGCCCAGGGGCGACAAGGGATTCCTCCGATGCTCTCAACACCAGCCCGGGATCACTCTGTTGGCCACCCCGGAGTGCGCTGACGCGGCTCCCCCGACTGCGGGCTCCGGGGACGCCAAGGGTCCCGCGCTCCCCTGCGGGACGTGCATCCGTACCGGCCTACCCCTCCGGTACGCCCCCATGAAGGGATTCCCGTGCGAAATCTGTCAAAGAGGCCTCTGTGGGCCTCCGTCGCGGCCGCCTCGGTCACGGCCGTCGTCGCACTCGGCGGCCTGGGCGCCCTGCCCGCGCACGCCACTGCGGCCGCGGTTCCCGGACCGCCCGTGTCCCCGGAGATCCTCCGGGCCATGCAGCGCGATTTCGGTCTCTCCGCCGACCAGGTGCGCGGCCGCGTCGCCGACGAGGCCGCGGCCCGCGAGGCCGCCACCCTCATCAGGGGCCGCGTCGGCGACCGCGTCGCGGGCATGTGGTTCGACGCCTCGACCGGACGTCTGAACGCGGCGGTCTCCAACGCCGCGGACGCCGCGCTCGTACGGGACGCGGGCGCCGTCGCCCAGCCGGCCCGGTACAGCCCCGCCGAACTGGCCGCCACCGCCCGGACGGTCACCCGTGACATCGGCGCCGGGGTCGCGGGGGTGGTGTCGTGGGGTCCCGACGTCCGGAACAACCGGATCGACGTCACGGTGGACCGCACGGCGCGGGACACCTCCACCGACGCCTTCGTGGCACGCCTCGCCGCCCTGGGCGACGTCGTCCATGTGAGCGAGACCTCCGGCAGTCCGCGGCAGCAAGCAGACGTGGTCGGGGGCGAGAAGTGGGTGCCGGGCAGTGAGAGCCCGTGTTCCATCGGCTTCCCCGCCACCCGCACCAACGGCGGGTCCAAGACGTTCCTGACGGCCGGTCACTGCACCAACGACGTCAACCAGCCCGCCTACGGCAAGGACGGGACCCGCATGGGTACGTCCAACAAGGACGGCCGGAGCAGTGTCAACGGACCCGAGGGGGACTTCGGTCTCGTCGACGTGGACCAGCCGGGATGGAACCTCGCTCCCACCGTCGCGGGCGACCAGACCCATGCCGCCGTCACCGTCACGGGATCGGCCGAGGCCGTCGTCGGCACCGCGATCTGCCGCTCCGGGCAGACCACCGGCATGCGGTGCGGCGAAGTGACCAAGGTCAACCAGGAGGTGGACTACGGCAACGTCAAGATCGGCGGCCTGTCGTTCTCCAGCGCCTGCTCGGCGGGCGGCGACTCCGGCGGCTCGTACGTCACGGCGACCGGCGGAAAGGCCGTCGGCCTGCACTCCGGCGGCGGTGAGGCCATCTGCTCCTCCAGCAGCGGTGACAAGTACACCATCTTCCAGCCGGTGATCGAGGCCCTGGGCAAGTTCAACCTGACGCTGGTCACCTCCACCCCGCAGCCCGGCAATGTCACCGTCTCGGCGGTCTCGGCCCAGAGCGGCGTCATCGGTGCCCGGATAGCCGAGCTGAAGAACAGCGCCGAGGGCGGCACGGCCCCCTACACCTGGTCCGCGACCGGCCTCCCCGCCGGCCTGAGCATCGACTCCGCGACCGGCACCGTCACCGGCACGCCCACCACCGCCGGGAACTCCAACGTGACCGTCACCGCCACCGACGCCGCCGGCAAGACCGGTTCGACCGGCTTCTCCTGGACGATCACCACCGCGGGTACGGCCCTGTCCGTGACCAACCCCGGCAGCCAGAGCTCCGCCGTCGGCGCCGCGGCCAACCTCACCGTCAAGGCCGCGGGCGGCACCGCCCCCTACACCTGGTCCGCGACCGGCCTGCCCGCCGGCCTGGCCATCGGCTCCGCGACGGGCACCGTCACCGGCACGGCCACCACGGCCGGCACCTCCAGCGTGACCGTCACCGCCACCGACGGCGCGGGCAAGACCGCGTCCGCCACGTTCTCCTGGACGGTCAGCGCCGTCACGGGCACCAGCCCCGTCCTGCAGAACCCGGGCAACCAGGTCGTCTACATCGGCAAGCCCGTCACCCTCGCCCTGCAGGCCACCGGCGGCACCAAGCCCTACGCCTTCAAGGCCACCGGCCTTCCCACCGGTCTGAGCGTCAACGCGGCCACGGGTGTCATCACCGGCTCGCCCACCAGCTGGGGCTTCGGCGGCAGCACCCTCACCGTGACCGACGCCGCCGGCAAGTCCTCGTCGGTCAGCGTGACCTGGAACGTCTACTTCTAGCCCACCGTCCGCACCACGCCGCCGCCCCGCACCCCGGGGGCGGGCGGCCATCCGGCGGGGCCCCGGCCAACACCCTGGCCGGGGCCCCGTCCCGGTCCTCCGGTCCTCCCGCGCCAGGCCGGACCTCGGGCCCGGCCCCCGGCCCCGGTCACAGCCAGGCCGGCCGGTCGGTCCCCCAGCGGGAAGGGCCCCGGCCCCATGTGCCGGTCCCGAGCGGCGGGGCGGCGTACCGCAGGGTGCCGTATCCCGATCCGGTCTCGCGCAGCCACGGGTCCGGGGTGTAACCCGGTTCGGCGGGGTCCGCCGCGGGAACCTCGCGGACCAGCCAGGAGGCCGTACCGGCCAGCGAGAACCGCAGGGCCCGGCCACCGCCCCGCGCGAGTGCCCGTAGCACCCCGGCCGCCACCAGGTACCCCGTGCCGTGGTCCAGGGCCTGCGCCGGGAGGACTCCGGGGGCGTGCTCGTCTCCGCAGGCGGCGGAGATCCCGTACCCCGCCTGCACCAGCGAGTCGAATCCCCGGCGACCCGCCCACGGGCCCCGCCGGCCCCACGCGCTCAGCTCCGCCACCACCAGCCCCGGCCGCCGGGCCAGCAACTCGCCCGCTTCCAGCCCGTACCGCGCCAGCGCGCCCGGCCGGTAGCCCGTCACCACCACGTCCGCCCCGGCGAGCAGCCCCTCGAAGACCGCCCGGTCCCCCGCCGCGCCGAGGTCGAGCAGCGCGGACCGCTTCCCGAACCCGGTGTCCGCGTAGGCGTCGTCCGACTCGGGCAGGCCCGGGGAGTCGATCCGCAGGACGTCCGCCCCGAGCAGCCCGAGCGTCCTGGTGGCCACCGGTCCGGCGATCACCCGGGTCAGGTCGAGCACCCGCACCCCGGACATCGGCGCTCCGGTGCCCGCCCCCAGGGGGCGTCCGCGGACGCCCGACTCCGTCGTCTCCACGAGCGGTCGCGCGGGCCCGTACCCCTGCGTCACGGCCACCGCGAGCCCGCCGGCCGCATAGACCTCCTCCTGTACGTCCACCGCCGCCCGTCGCGCGATCGCCCCGGCCACGGCTTCGGGGGTCCGGGCGTCCAGTACGCGTACCAGCGCGGCCTCGTGGTGCGGATAGTTCGCGTGCGTCCGTACCCACCCGTCGGCGGCCCGCCAGAATCCGGAGAGCGGCGCGAACGTCAACGGCGTCCGGCCGTCCACCAGCAGATGGCGCTCACTGACGAACGCCGTGGCCACGGCACCCTCGTCGACCACGAGCGGCGCCACGTCGTCCGCACCGCCTCCCGCGCGTACGGCGGCCAGTTCGGCCGCGGCCAGGGCGCACACGCCGACCGTGGCCCGCGCGAGCTCCCGTACGGGCAGCGGGCCGTCCCCCAGCCCGCTCGCTCCCCGGTATCCGATCCGTTGCGCCAACTCCCCGGGCCCGCCCAACGCGGCCCACGCCTGCACGGTCCCACCGTCACGACTCGTCATGCGCCCATCCTGCCCGCCGCGCCGCGGGCCGTGCGGGGCCGGCCAGATCCCCGATCGGGCGATACCGAGCTCCAGGGCGTCTCGAATTCCTCCGTACGGCGTTACACGACCCGGAACATGAACATCGCCTCGGCAGCCTCGTCTTCCGTCGCGGCGCAGCCGGCGCGTGCGGGCCGGGGGCGGCCGGTGGCCCGTACGAGGGAGCACGATGACCGACCCGACCGCGGTGGACACCTGGCGTGGAAGGCTTGCCGGACCCTGCCGTGGCGTGTGCGAGGCACCCGCCTTCTCGCTCGCCGTATTCGCGGTGATCCTCTTCAACGCCCTGCTGCTGGGCGTCGAGACGTACAGCGGCCTGTCCGCCGAGTACAGCGCCCTGCTCACGACCACCGAACGCTTCTGCGTGATCGTCTTCACCCTGGAGATGCTGATCCGCCTGGGCGCGCACGCCGACCGGCCGAAAGCTTTCTTCCGGGACCCCTGGAACGTCTTCGACCTGCTGGTCGTCTCCTCGGCCTTCATCCCGTTCCTGCGGGAGAACACCACGCTGCTGCGGCTGCTGCGGCTGGCGCGCGTGCTGCGCACCGCCCGGTTCATGCCCCAGCTGCGGATCCTCCTGGTCGCGGTGGGCCGCAGCCTGCCCGGCACCGTGAGCTTCCTGTTCGTGGGCGCACTGATCGTCTACGTGTACGCCATGATCGGCTGGATCAGCTTCTCCGGTCACGACCCCGAGCACTACGGGTCGATCGGCCGGGCCGGGCTGACCCTGTTCCTGCTGATGACGCTGGAAGGGCTCGGCGACGCCGTCCACGACGGGCTGGCGATCTCCCCCTTCAGCATCCTCTTCTACGCCTCCTACGTGCTGCTCGCCTCGTTCGTCCTGGTCAACGTCCTGATCGGCGTGGTCCTCAACGCCCTTGAGGAAGCCAGGGAGATGGAGGAGGAGAGCGAGCGGGAGGAGCAGCGGGCCCTGCTCGCTGGCACGCGGACGGCGCCGGACGCCACCGACGAACTCCTCCTGCGGATCGCGGCGGTACGCAGCGCCCTCGACGACATGGAGAACCAGCTCGGCTCCGTGCACGTCCCGCCCGCGCCCCTGCCCGGTACCGACGCCGCCGCCCCACCGGCCCACGCCTCGGCGGGCGCCCGCTGACCGAAGCCCGGCCGGGCACCCCTTGCCGGTGGGCGGGGGTGCCTGGACCACGGCCCCGTGCGGGCCGCGGGGTCAGCCCGCGGTCCGCCGTGCGTCGACGACCCCGGCGAATTCGGCGAGGGTGCCGTCGCGCAGTTCCTCCTCGGCGAGCTTCAGGCCCAGCCTCTCCTGCAGGACCATGGCCATTTCCACGATCATGATCGAGTCGGTCAGCAGATCCAGCATCCGGGCGTCCGCCCGCACCTCCTCGGATGGAATTTCGAACGTCTCGACGAGCAGTTCACTGATCAGATCGATCGTGGATTCAGGTGCGGAAGTGGTCACAGCAAACCTCATTTGCGGTATTGCCGCCATTGCGCCAGGGTGGCGCCGACGACCGGCGGGAAAAGGAGAATACTCGTGTCGGAAAGCGTCAGGGACGTGATCGGGGCGGGCGCCGCGGAACTCCGGTACGTGAAGGAGTTGCTCGGCGGGGCAGGAGTGGACGCCTGGGACCGCCTGGTCGACTGGCTGGTGGAGGACTGGTTCCGGCTGGACGTCTCGGGGTGGGAGAACATTCCGGCGGACGGACCCGCGGTCGTCGTGGCGAACCATTCGGGGGCCTGGGGGCTCGACGCGCTCATCCTCGGAAAGGTACTCACCAGCCACCTGAACCGCCCTCTGCGCATTCCCGCCGCACCCATTACTTTTCGATTCCCGGTCATCGGCCCGTACGCCCGGAGAATCGGCGCCATTCCACTCGATCCGACACTCGGACTGGAACACCTGACCGCCGGGGAACTCGTGGGAGTGTTTCCCGAAGGAATCGCCGGCCTGGAAAAGAACTTTCGCAACCGCTACCGGCTGCGGCCCTTCAGCCCCGGATTCGCCGTAACCGCCCTCCAGGCCGGCGCGCCCGTCGTCCCGGTGTCCGTCATCGGCGCCGAGGAAGCCTGTCCGAAGATCGGTGAGGTCCCGGCTCTGGCGCGCCTGTTCGACCTCCCCTACTTCCCGCTCACCACCCTCTTCCCACTGCCCTCGAAATGGCTCATCACCGTGGGGGAGCCGATCCCCGCGCCACCCCGGCCCGAGTCCTTCGCCGCCCGGTCGGCCGCGGCCCGCAGGCTGTGCGCCGAGAGCCAGGACGCCGTGCAGTCCCTGGTCAACAGGGAGCGCCGCAGGCGCGCGACACCCTTCTGGTAGGCGGGGCGCACCGGGTGGCGGCCCTCCCGCCGCCCGGTCCGCGCCCCGGGTCCGGCCGCCTCAGTCCGCCAGGCGGTCGGCCGCCCGCCGTACGCCGTCGGCCGCGTCCGCACAGCGCCGGGAGTGGTCGAGCAGGACCATGCGGAACTTCTCCGCCGTCCCGTCCTCGGCCCAGCCGGCCGCCCCCGCGCAGGCCGCGAGGCTTTCCGCGTGCCCCTCCAGTCGTTCCGCGCTCGCCCGCGCGAGGGCCCCGTACGAGGCGGGTGCGCAGCCGCGCACCCGGACCGGTACGGCCGCCGGGCCGCCGACCGTCACCCGGCCGTCGCCCGGACCGCCGGAGGGTTCGAGCGCCACGAGCAGGGTTCGCGCGTCGAGCGTGGCCGGCAGCCGTCCGGCGGTGAGCCGCGGGGAGAGCACGAACGGCCGGGCGGCCGCGGTGACCGCGCGTACGAGCTCCTCGGCGACGAGCGCCCCGAACCCGGTCGCGGCGCACCCGGACGGTGCTCCGCACAGCGCCGACGGCCAGGCACCGGGGCGCGCGCCGTCCCGCGCCGGGGAGAGCCAGCCCGGAGCGCACAGGATCTCCGTGCCCGCGCCGATCGCGAGGTCCTCCCAGACGAACGGCGCCCGTACCCGGTGCACGGCGGCGGCCACGGGCGGGTAGTGGCTCAGCGCCCGGGCCACGGCCTCCTCGGGGGTGAGCGCGGGCTCCACCGATCGCAGGGCCAGGGCCTGCAGGGCCGTCGTGGAGCTGGCCTCGGAGACCAGGTCGAGCACGTGCGCGACCGCCGCGACCACGGTGTCCACGTCGGTGCCCGCCGCGACCAGCCGGCCGACCAGCGAGGCCGGGTCGCTGCCTTCCAGGTAGAGGGCCGTCGTCCGCCGGTGCAGGGCTGCTGCCAGCTCCTCCCGGGCCCCGCGGCCCTTCGCGGACCTCGCCCGGGTGACGATCTCGCTCAGCAGCGTGTCCCCGGCGGCCGGTTCGCCCGCCACCAGGCGACGGCTCAGCCGCCCCATCACCTCGCACCAGGCCCCCCGTTCCACCGTGCCGTCCCCGCGCCGGGCAGCGATCGCCGCGTCCGCCTCCTCGGCCACCAGCGCGGGCAGCCCACCGTCCGGCACGAGGGCCTCCGGGGGCACCGCCGTGTGCGGCGGCAGCCCGTACCGGTGCCCGCCGGCCGTGAGCCCGGTGGCCGGCTCCAGTACCCCCGCCTCGTCCGCCCGGACCAGCAGGGACTCGGACACGGCCGGGGTCAGCGGCACGAGGAAGGTCCCGAAGGGGGTGCTCACCCGGACCGGCCGCCCCGAGCGGGTGCGCCGCAGGTGCTCCAGCAGGGCCCGCGTCACCCCTTCACGGGTCAGGGCGTCCAGGCCCAGAGCGCGGGCCGGGGCGTCGGTCCACGGCAGCCGGTGGGCGGCCATGGCAGCGCTGAACACGGTGTTCTCCAGGGCCCAGGCCGTCGCGGGAGGCCGCGGCGCCGTCGTCCCGCTGTCGGCGGCGTTGTGGGCAGGGGTCATCGGAAGGTCTCCCGGGGTCACTTGTCGCGCAGCATGTAGGGCTGGTTGCCGACGATCCGGCCGTCGTAGGCGCCGATCAGCTCGTTGACCCGGTCCCGGTGGTGCGCCATGGAGCCACGCAGGGTGTCCGAGTAGGCCTGCGGAGCGTGCGAGAGGGGATAGTCGTACGACTCGTCCAGCCAGGCCAACTCGACCCAGCTGTCGGGGATCTCGTTGGGGGATGCGGGCCCGCGGCCGTCGAGCATCGGGATCACGTCGTGGTTGTTGACCAGGCTGATCACCCGCGTGGTGTGGTCGGCGGGCCGTTTGCCGTCGATCGGGGAGCCCACGGCGATCACGTGCGTGACGCGGTAGCGGGAGGAGAGCTCCACGTCCGCCGCGAGGTTCATCGCGGTCATCCCGCCCAGGCTGTGCCCGACGAACATGACCTCGGATCCGGTCGGCACACCGGCCCGCAGCAGCAGCTTCCGTGCGGCGCGGGTGTACGTGGTATCGGTGTGCAGCAACCCGTCGAACGCGCCCACCAGGTCCTGCGGGGTGCTGTTGCTCAGGAGTCCGAAGCTCGTTCCGGGCAGCAGCAGGACGTACCGGACGGCGCCGTCGGCGCATTCGACGCGGCGCAGCAGCACCAGTCCGTGGTTGCCCAGCGTTCCGATGTCGTTGACGTAGCTGACGATGTCGTTGGCGGACGTGGCGAGCACCTTCGCCAGGATGGAGTCCGCCTCCACGCGCTCGGCCCGTCCGGGACCCGGGTTGAGGCACTTCAGCACGGCGCTCGGGAGCCCGAGGAAAGGATCCGTGGTCGGCACTCCTCCGGCGAGGGTCACCCACGGGAAGCCGTCGTTGACCGGATTCTCGTCGAGCAGGCCCAGCAGGGCGAACAGCTCCATGATCACAGGACTGACCGTGGTCAGGGCGCGGGTGACCCCGAGGCGCTCGACGAGCGCGTACATGGCGCGCAAGGCCTCGATCCGCCGCCCGGCCACCATGGCGTCCGTCAGCCGCTTGGCGAGGGGCGAGTCCAGGTTCGGATGGTCGACGGCGATCGCCCTGATCCGCAGGGCGAAGGCGTCGACGGCCATGGCGACGGCGGCCGGCCGACGGTACGTCACGCTCCCGGCCATCCGCGCCAGTTCACCGACCGGTCCGCCGTTGGCGCCGAAGCCGAGCCCCGACGGGCTGGTCAGCGCCCTGGCACAGGAGATCGCCGTACCCAGGGCCCAGCCCGGTCGGCGCAGTGCCTCCAGTCCCACCCGCCAGCTGCACAGCGCGCCGGTCAGCTCGGCGCCCGCCTGCTTCGCCGTGAGGGCCGCGTCGGCCAGGAGGACCGAGGCTGCCAGGAGGAGGTCGGCATCGGCGCGGTCCGACCGGTCGGCGGGGTCCGTGCGGTCCGGCCTCTCGCTCCGGTCCAACCGGCCCCCGTTCGGCGGCGCCTCGGCAGCGCCCTCGGGGCGTTGCCCCGGGGACAGCCCCCGGGTCGCCCCGTCCACCGCCCGAGCAGTCACGTTCCCACCTCTCATGCCTGCGCGACGGCTTCGCCTGGTATCCGTCGCCCACATCGGCATGCTGGCAGTCGATCTCACCCGGGTCGCACGTGAACAGGGCGGACTCCGCGCCCGGACCAGCCGGGGACCGGGCACGGTCGGCCCGGGTCCGAGGGGTGAGGAGCGGGCTCCCGTGTTGACACGGCACGCTCCTCACCCCGGCGCGTCGCCCGCCCCCGGTCAGAGCGGCAGGTCGGGCAGGGTCCCCCAGAACGCGCACTGGTGGTCCGCCGCGAAGTCCGGGTCGAGGCGGGTCGCGGTCGGACTGAGGGTGAGCACCTTGCCCGCGGGTCCGGTCGCCGGCCACGGGATCTGGCCCGGCACGGCGGGAATCCCGTAGCGGGCGAAGGCACCCCAGTAGCGCTTCATCCGCGTCGCCAGAGCGCTCTGGACGGCGGTCAGGGGCCGTTCGCCCATCTCGAAGTCGTGCAGATAGGCCAGTTCGGCGCTGTGCGCGTTCGACTCGTCCAGCCCCGGCACCTGCGCGCCCGCCAGGGTGGGCGAGTCGGGATCGTCGAACTCGTAGGCAAAGGTGGGTACTTGCCTGGAGAAGAGCTGCGCGGTGCGGGCCGTCTGGCAGGCGAACGTCGAGTCGGTCATGACGGCGGACAGCGCCAGGTACGCGGATCCGTAGGCCGCCACCGGGTAGCGGGCGAGTACCTCGGGGCCCGCCGCACCGTAGCCCGACAGGATCTGCTCCGTGTACTGCCCGTCCGTGAGGTGGGGCTGGGTGAGCGCCACGAAGAAGCGCGCCTCCGACCGGGTGCTCCCGATCAGCACGGGCACCTTGTTCCAGCCGCCCGCCGCGATCGCGGCCGCCGGCTCCCGCGGGAGCAGCCCGTCACCCGAGGCGGGGCCCGAGGTGGGCAGCGTACGGGCCGCGTCCACCAGCGCCTGACCGGAGGCGGCACGCAGGCACGGGACGACCGCGGCGGGGTCCGCGCAGCCCGCGCTCACCGCGAAGGCCCGCGCCTCGGACTCGGCCCGCGCCCTGTCCGGCGTACGGAGCAGCGTGCACGGGCCGCTCTGCAGGACGGCCCGGTGGAACAGCCCGGCCGCGGAGGGTGCCGCGAGCAGCGCGCACACCGACCCGCTGCCCGCCGACTGGCCGGAGACGGTCACGTTGCCCGGATTCCCG carries:
- a CDS encoding helix-turn-helix transcriptional regulator — translated: MTPDTEFDNIPVAAGNRPAPAGAAARAADVLEREGRVALAGPWGAGKTTVLEDVLRTPPTGSRRTVLRVTTVEDDREHVFGALAQMLSHCGTAELAALTARQNEVVDRLLHRGADEPLAASEQLPARLAVTALLKSGRWILAVDGAQWLDPASADVLGYALRTLAAPGLTAIVTERVQGRAQAAARLLGGHPAQVDVDPLDAEETATLLGAHGLPTRWAGPLQSHCGGHTLLTSVSCTALARLPASQRHRPAMSGQTVDAAGAWLRATLGEPARHTLMLAALTSRPTLPLLLRAGRSNAEEHLAQAQAAGVLRVDPASGVHFTAAALARAAARSEGRPLRAAAHLTLARAVGDPVHEVRHRALAADLPDQGLAEDTETAAATAREAGERALAAELFLLAAEITPLDRSATRVRRLSHAAQEAACAGSADIARQAADALTASRAEPADQVNALLAVVDAHGQAISDLEPLLARCRELAAGHPELLAAVELRAAIAANVSHSAPDRALRAATRAAELAAAGGHRPLQAAALTMRARMERVLGAAEAPGTLAQALALGIPAQHSGIRNSAQYLAARHAVFDDRLAEARERLVALLALAEHEGDAEDLVDIWRSLAEVDTRLGACAPALAWADQAVRLSTAAGLSMGPAWYTAALTQSAAGSFAAALRTASCGARASQEEGDGLYVSRNLWVMGAVQLHTGDVADAVASLTAVAEAERHVPTADPGMFRWQPDAVEAFTCAGRLDLARELLERARPAAGPPGTDSGPGAALDRARGILLARTGAGEEASGLLHRAAAAFGRLGLPLEQARTLLALGRVERARRRQAAARAAWEAARALFDDTGARPWQELTRELLDRAGGSAPAAGPAPFASRLTESESRLADLICQGATNQQAAQHMFISVKTVEGMLSRVYRKLGVRSRTQLAAARATP
- a CDS encoding putative Ig domain-containing protein, with product MRNLSKRPLWASVAAASVTAVVALGGLGALPAHATAAAVPGPPVSPEILRAMQRDFGLSADQVRGRVADEAAAREAATLIRGRVGDRVAGMWFDASTGRLNAAVSNAADAALVRDAGAVAQPARYSPAELAATARTVTRDIGAGVAGVVSWGPDVRNNRIDVTVDRTARDTSTDAFVARLAALGDVVHVSETSGSPRQQADVVGGEKWVPGSESPCSIGFPATRTNGGSKTFLTAGHCTNDVNQPAYGKDGTRMGTSNKDGRSSVNGPEGDFGLVDVDQPGWNLAPTVAGDQTHAAVTVTGSAEAVVGTAICRSGQTTGMRCGEVTKVNQEVDYGNVKIGGLSFSSACSAGGDSGGSYVTATGGKAVGLHSGGGEAICSSSSGDKYTIFQPVIEALGKFNLTLVTSTPQPGNVTVSAVSAQSGVIGARIAELKNSAEGGTAPYTWSATGLPAGLSIDSATGTVTGTPTTAGNSNVTVTATDAAGKTGSTGFSWTITTAGTALSVTNPGSQSSAVGAAANLTVKAAGGTAPYTWSATGLPAGLAIGSATGTVTGTATTAGTSSVTVTATDGAGKTASATFSWTVSAVTGTSPVLQNPGNQVVYIGKPVTLALQATGGTKPYAFKATGLPTGLSVNAATGVITGSPTSWGFGGSTLTVTDAAGKSSSVSVTWNVYF
- a CDS encoding CoA transferase; translated protein: MTSRDGGTVQAWAALGGPGELAQRIGYRGASGLGDGPLPVRELARATVGVCALAAAELAAVRAGGGADDVAPLVVDEGAVATAFVSERHLLVDGRTPLTFAPLSGFWRAADGWVRTHANYPHHEAALVRVLDARTPEAVAGAIARRAAVDVQEEVYAAGGLAVAVTQGYGPARPLVETTESGVRGRPLGAGTGAPMSGVRVLDLTRVIAGPVATRTLGLLGADVLRIDSPGLPESDDAYADTGFGKRSALLDLGAAGDRAVFEGLLAGADVVVTGYRPGALARYGLEAGELLARRPGLVVAELSAWGRRGPWAGRRGFDSLVQAGYGISAACGDEHAPGVLPAQALDHGTGYLVAAGVLRALARGGGRALRFSLAGTASWLVREVPAADPAEPGYTPDPWLRETGSGYGTLRYAAPPLGTGTWGRGPSRWGTDRPAWL
- a CDS encoding ion transporter, whose product is MTDPTAVDTWRGRLAGPCRGVCEAPAFSLAVFAVILFNALLLGVETYSGLSAEYSALLTTTERFCVIVFTLEMLIRLGAHADRPKAFFRDPWNVFDLLVVSSAFIPFLRENTTLLRLLRLARVLRTARFMPQLRILLVAVGRSLPGTVSFLFVGALIVYVYAMIGWISFSGHDPEHYGSIGRAGLTLFLLMTLEGLGDAVHDGLAISPFSILFYASYVLLASFVLVNVLIGVVLNALEEAREMEEESEREEQRALLAGTRTAPDATDELLLRIAAVRSALDDMENQLGSVHVPPAPLPGTDAAAPPAHASAGAR
- a CDS encoding acyl carrier protein; amino-acid sequence: MTTSAPESTIDLISELLVETFEIPSEEVRADARMLDLLTDSIMIVEMAMVLQERLGLKLAEEELRDGTLAEFAGVVDARRTAG